The Prunus persica cultivar Lovell chromosome G7, Prunus_persica_NCBIv2, whole genome shotgun sequence genome has a segment encoding these proteins:
- the LOC18783487 gene encoding uncharacterized protein LOC18783487 — translation MASTSSVMEIPISKHANAERSAKVPLLPVSHNPYSKSHVPTRCNDKVSSVPIIAKFTLVIFLSLVALAIVVFLPLIRKELTLGPQAPVVELSALTIHKFNVSETNLTAEWDVKLKIGNPNLVSQIWFDRIEGFVLYEDRTLAIEQVEPFGLPMKTKNQVRLRLRMANWEGDQPALKQGMLKKMKRDRKLGGVRFSVQMAIWATYRSVWGRSAQRVIMNPQCLDLHVAFVPGATAIGFGILIGDVPRRCYVPMLAE, via the coding sequence ATGGCTTCAACATCGTCGGTGATGGAGATTCCGATTTCAAAGCATGCAAACGCTGAGCGCTCAGCCAAGGTTCCATTGCTCCCGGTTTCACACAACCCTTATTCAAAATCTCATGTTCCTACAAGGTGTAATGACAAGGTCTCCTCTGTACCAATAATCGCCAAATTCACCCTTGTCATTTTTCTCTCCCTTGTCGCTCTTGCCATTGTTGTATTTTTGCCATTAATACGGAAGGAGCTTACTTTAGGCCCCCAAGCCCCCGTGGTTGAACTTTCCGCCTTAACCATCCATAAATTCAACGTCTCTGAAACAAACCTGACGGCCGAATGGGACGTCAAGTTGAAAATTGGAAACCCTAATCTTGTCTCTCAAATTTGGTTCGACCGGATCGAAGGCTTTGTTCTGTACGAAGACAGAACGCTGGCCATCGAGCAGGTGGAGCCGTTCGGTCTGCCTATGAAGACGAAGAACCAAGTGCGGCTCAGGCTTAGAATGGCGAATTGGGAAGGGGATCAACCGGCGCTTAAACAAGggatgttgaagaagatgaagagggATAGAAAGCTTGGGGGTGTGAGATTTAGTGTCCAGATGGCAATTTGGGCGACGTATAGGAGTGTGTGGGGGCGGTCGGCGCAACGCGTGATCATGAACCCACAGTGTTTAGATTTGCACGTTGCGTTCGTGCCGGGAGCCACCGCCATAGgttttgggattttgattGGTGATGTACCTAGGAGGTGCTATGTTCCCATGCTAGCTgagtaa